A window from Pirellulales bacterium encodes these proteins:
- a CDS encoding NADH-quinone oxidoreductase subunit M produces the protein MNNPYILPLSLIVFLPALGALMLAFFPKDTKAAIRWFTLGITVAVFLLTAWMAIPRPEGADTAQFNLGVSTMQDVFSAPWIKSFNIYYLMGTDGISFPLVVLTSFVCMLAMGASWNIDKHVKAYCILFLLLETGMIGVFLALDFFLFYVFWEVMLLPMYFLIGVWGGPRKEYAAIKFFLYTLLGSVFMLIAILILYFNSDLKLLSGKQLLEAGVVDARLPAEQQNSAIATIKFAKEPQHTFNIMAMQVMGQMEKSPFSRDEDRVLGQTLQWWAFLLLFIGFAIKVPAVPLHTWLPDAHVEAPTPISMILAGILLKMGGYGIIRICYPICPDAGYDLSWFVCGIGVVSMVYGAFAAMAQKDFKRLVAYSSVSHMGYVVLGLGVWSATARWNYDSSYWAWGINGAMFQMIAHGISSAGMFFLVGVVYDRVHHRNLDEFGGLFQRMPLYTGLAIGIFFAALGLPGLCGFIGEVLVTLSVWNFNHALAVVSAATVILTAGYILWTIQRVYLGPEYKGPHGDHLYPITARELAIAAPLLALAIFFGVYPKALFNYMTPTIDSQAQNLATWTKDVKEAGGSSVAAVAPTEAAPSAGKLADEAGRR, from the coding sequence ATGAATAATCCTTATATATTGCCGCTGAGTTTGATTGTTTTTTTGCCGGCGCTGGGCGCCCTAATGCTGGCGTTTTTTCCCAAGGATACCAAAGCGGCCATTCGTTGGTTCACGCTGGGAATTACCGTGGCCGTGTTTTTGTTGACGGCATGGATGGCGATCCCGCGTCCGGAAGGTGCTGATACGGCGCAGTTCAATTTGGGCGTATCGACCATGCAAGATGTGTTTTCGGCGCCATGGATTAAGTCGTTCAACATTTATTACTTAATGGGAACCGACGGCATCAGTTTTCCCTTGGTCGTACTCACCTCGTTTGTTTGCATGTTGGCGATGGGGGCTAGTTGGAACATCGACAAGCACGTGAAAGCCTATTGCATTTTGTTTTTGCTATTGGAAACTGGAATGATCGGCGTGTTTTTGGCACTCGATTTTTTCCTGTTTTATGTGTTCTGGGAAGTGATGCTGTTGCCCATGTATTTTTTGATTGGCGTGTGGGGTGGACCGCGAAAGGAGTACGCGGCAATCAAGTTCTTTTTGTACACGCTACTGGGCAGCGTGTTCATGCTGATCGCCATTTTGATTTTGTACTTCAACAGCGATTTGAAGCTGTTAAGTGGCAAGCAATTGCTCGAGGCCGGCGTGGTGGACGCCCGGTTGCCGGCGGAGCAGCAGAATAGCGCGATCGCCACCATCAAATTTGCCAAGGAGCCGCAGCACACATTTAACATCATGGCCATGCAGGTTATGGGGCAGATGGAGAAATCGCCGTTTAGCCGTGATGAAGATCGCGTATTAGGTCAAACGCTTCAATGGTGGGCGTTTTTGCTGTTGTTCATCGGCTTTGCGATTAAAGTGCCGGCTGTGCCACTGCACACATGGTTGCCGGATGCGCATGTCGAGGCGCCGACGCCGATTTCGATGATTCTGGCTGGCATTTTATTGAAAATGGGCGGCTACGGAATCATTCGCATTTGTTATCCGATTTGCCCCGATGCCGGCTATGATTTGTCGTGGTTTGTCTGCGGCATCGGCGTGGTGAGCATGGTGTACGGGGCTTTTGCCGCCATGGCGCAGAAGGATTTTAAGCGGCTGGTGGCATACAGCTCGGTCAGCCACATGGGTTACGTGGTGCTTGGCTTGGGAGTGTGGAGCGCTACTGCCCGATGGAATTACGATTCGAGCTACTGGGCCTGGGGCATCAATGGGGCGATGTTTCAAATGATTGCCCACGGCATTAGTTCCGCTGGCATGTTCTTTTTGGTGGGCGTGGTATACGACCGAGTGCATCATCGCAACTTGGATGAATTTGGCGGCCTGTTTCAACGGATGCCGCTTTATACGGGCCTGGCGATTGGTATTTTCTTTGCCGCGTTGGGTTTGCCCGGGTTGTGCGGGTTTATCGGCGAAGTGCTGGTAACTCTTTCCGTGTGGAATTTCAATCACGCGCTGGCGGTGGTATCGGCTGCCACGGTGATTTTGACGGCCGGCTATATTTTGTGGACCATCCAGCGCGTGTATCTGGGACCGGAATACAAAGGGCCGCACGGCGATCATTTGTATCCGATTACGGCACGGGAGTTGGCGATTGCCGCGCCGCTGTTGGCGCTGGCGATTTTCTTCGGTGTTTATCCAAAGGCATTGTTTAACTACATGACTCCCACGATTGACAGCCAAGCGCAAAATCTGGCGACTTGGACGAAAGATGTTAAAGAGGCGGGCGGATCAAGCGTGGCGGCCGTAGCCCCCACGGAGGCTGCGCCTTCTGCTGGGAAATTGGCGGATGAAGCAGGGCGACGTTGA